The Argonema galeatum A003/A1 DNA segment AAACATTGCATTGACCAACTTTCGTCTCAGCATCTTTGTAGGCTTCGCTAATTCTGGTCAGAATATCATCAAAAGAAAAGTCATTGTCAGCCATTTTATTTTATCCCTTAATTCAATTTGTACTAATTTGGCCAAAACACTTAGATATTAGGACTTGGAAATTGCTAATTTTAGATGGCAGATTGCTTTTTTAAATCTAAAATATAAAATTCTCCAATCCCATCACATTTCGGCTAAGTGTTTTTGCAAGAGTTGATGAACAAACTGATATTGCCCATCCACTCGTTGCAAAAACAGCCGTTCTGTAGCATAGTTGAGAAAACGGGCATAATTCCGGGGAATATAGCCATTTTGCCAAAGAATCCGAAATAGAATGAAATGTTTGATTCCAGCAATCCCGCCCAAAGTCAGCACAACACCAATATGATATAACCGTTTCTGAGAGGGAGTCTGTAACCAATTATGCTGTATTTTTTCAATAATAACCCACTTCTGATTTGACTCATTCATTCTTTTCGCCAACCACACCAACCAATGACGACTTTGTTCTGGACGTGGTTCCTTATTTTTACGATAATATCGGCTGGTAATTTGCAGCGTCAGCATCCGACGAATATAGGCATTTAACAAATACTCGCGACGTTCTTTTTTGTCAGCGATGCGTTTCCAAGCATGAATTAAAATTTCCTCATACGCTAAGGTCATCATATTTAAAAGTAGCGGCGTTTTTGCCAATTCTAATAAGGGCGGCTCGTTTTTGATGTTTTCCCATAATTCTCGGCTTCTCGAACTCATCAAATATTCCTTAATCTGAGTTTCTGTGAGCGATCGCAAATAAATTGCTCCATGCAAACGCAACTTGGTATGGCAGCTTTTGTACTCTTCTAGGCTAGTGCAAACAACAATATGCTTCAGTTTATTTTCTCCCTCAAGTAGTTGATTAATACCTTGAAGGCATAGTTGTCGTCGCGTTAATTCCAGTTCATCCAGTCCATCCAGTAGTGGTAGCAGTTGTTGCTCATTAATCCACTGGTTGCCAATTTTGACGGCGATATTATATTTCGACTGTAGTTCAGATATCAACCAATCGGCAATAGTTTGCTTGTCTTCTTGCCAAGATGAAATATCGAACAAAACAGGGATTGGTTTGCTGATGTCATTTTCCGCAGAAGTAATTAATTCGTTGGCAAGTTCCAGCAGGGTTGTAGTTTTACCAGAACCCTGCGTTCCCAAAATCATCAACTTGCCACCTGTCTGCTCGAAGATTTGAGCTATACTTGTTTGGGAAGGTAGTTGGAAAACGGGATTCCTGCCGATTTTTACCTCCACATCCCAAAGGCGTTGCACTTGTTCGGGTTCTGTTTCTTTGAGCAAGATAATCCGCACGGCATTGTGTAATGATTGTGACTGCCGTGCTTTTACTTCGCTGTTCACGGTTTTTAGTAATTTATTGCGATTCCGAACACTTCGCCTGGAATAATTCATTGTCTCAGCTTAGTAATGGAAATTTCGCTAAAGATATAGAGGTTACGCAAAAAATGTCTGGATTTTCCAACAAATCTAAGTATTTAGTAAAATGGTTTCTGAGCAGTTATGCTGTATAGGTATGAATAATTCCTCTAAAACACTGGTTTTAATTGTTGCAGGCGCGACTACTCTGGCGGCGACGCTTGGTGTCACTTTGGGAACGATCGCGTCGCGGGTTGGTACGCAAGACGCTGCGGGAACGCCACAACACAACCAACTCTCACTTTACCGCAAACACAACAACCAGTGGTAAGTGCGATCGCAGCAGATCGACCCGAAACCCCACAACCCACAGACTCATCGGTTGCTAGTGTAACGCCTCACTCACAGGTTGCTACACCAAAAACTTTACAGCCAGAGGTTTGTACCAGAGCTAATATGGCAATAAAGGCCCATTCCCAACTATTATTGCTCCCGATCGCAAAATTTTGGCTGGAGATCCTTATACGGATGTCGATCGAACTCAGTGGACGGGACGCCTACCGCTTTCGGGAGACTATACCCTGCAATTTGATTCCAATGCTGCTGGATACGAATACGGTTTTACTATTCAAGTTAGGTAATATCAATTTTAGATTTACTTCAAGCATTCACTTTAAATTTGGAAACCCTATCTCGCAAGCTAATTGCCGCTTTGTTAAGG contains these protein-coding regions:
- a CDS encoding NACHT domain-containing protein, whose translation is MNSEVKARQSQSLHNAVRIILLKETEPEQVQRLWDVEVKIGRNPVFQLPSQTSIAQIFEQTGGKLMILGTQGSGKTTTLLELANELITSAENDISKPIPVLFDISSWQEDKQTIADWLISELQSKYNIAVKIGNQWINEQQLLPLLDGLDELELTRRQLCLQGINQLLEGENKLKHIVVCTSLEEYKSCHTKLRLHGAIYLRSLTETQIKEYLMSSRSRELWENIKNEPPLLELAKTPLLLNMMTLAYEEILIHAWKRIADKKERREYLLNAYIRRMLTLQITSRYYRKNKEPRPEQSRHWLVWLAKRMNESNQKWVIIEKIQHNWLQTPSQKRLYHIGVVLTLGGIAGIKHFILFRILWQNGYIPRNYARFLNYATERLFLQRVDGQYQFVHQLLQKHLAEM